In a genomic window of Streptomyces pristinaespiralis:
- a CDS encoding alpha/beta hydrolase family protein: protein MERKEIIEAAGGEARITWFGGKRAHHVLALGHGAGGGIEARDLQAIARVLPAHGVTVALVEQPWRVAGKKVAPAPRTLDAAWRDLWPALTKKGLPVVAGGRSAGARVACRTAAELGAAAVLALSFPLHPPGRPEKSRADELLGAGVPTLVVQGGSDPFGRPGEFPEGSYELVEVAHGDHGFAVPKRAGTTEEETLLTITDAVTRWTGSLRE from the coding sequence ATGGAGCGGAAAGAGATCATCGAGGCCGCCGGCGGCGAAGCCCGGATCACCTGGTTCGGCGGGAAGCGCGCGCACCACGTGCTGGCGCTCGGGCACGGCGCCGGCGGAGGCATCGAAGCGCGCGATCTCCAGGCGATCGCACGCGTCCTGCCGGCGCACGGTGTCACGGTCGCTCTCGTGGAGCAGCCCTGGCGGGTGGCGGGCAAGAAGGTCGCGCCCGCGCCGCGGACCCTGGACGCCGCCTGGCGCGACCTCTGGCCGGCGCTCACGAAGAAGGGCCTGCCGGTCGTCGCCGGCGGACGCAGCGCCGGCGCGCGCGTGGCCTGCAGGACCGCCGCGGAGCTCGGTGCGGCGGCCGTTCTGGCGCTGAGCTTCCCGCTGCACCCGCCGGGGCGGCCGGAGAAGTCCCGCGCGGACGAGCTGCTCGGCGCCGGTGTTCCGACGCTCGTCGTGCAGGGCGGCAGCGACCCCTTCGGCAGGCCCGGCGAGTTCCCCGAGGGGTCCTACGAGCTGGTGGAAGTGGCACACGGGGACCACGGGTTCGCCGTGCCCAAGCGCGCCGGGACCACGGAGGAGGAGACCCTTCTCACCATCACCGACGCCGTGACCAGGTGGACCGGGTCACTGCGGGAATGA